A genomic window from Solanum stenotomum isolate F172 chromosome 10, ASM1918654v1, whole genome shotgun sequence includes:
- the LOC125842804 gene encoding uncharacterized protein LOC125842804, producing the protein MVGASFKSGDELHEAQAKEIEKALCKGELETSKGLNQELGLARARDTRWGSYYKYFNNFIFMFGPIIDVLDAIAVNTRFEEKCREKGYLITCLTFDVVFMLHFRRIVLAITNDLNAAFQKKEQDIANAMSLVGVAKNRLSCRRIAEYTILHHYRVEVFYKIIDWQRQELNNRFDEVTPDLLLEIACLNLVNSFSNFDMENILRLAELYPDDFDKYSIVDLRFQLENYIVDVRDHDKRFFSLKGLFNLSKILVETKKHITYPLVFRLVKFALLLPVLLL; encoded by the exons ATGGTGGGAGCTTCTTTCAAGAGTGGAGATGAACTTCACGAAGCTCAagcaaaagaaattgaaaaggcTTTATGTAAAGGTGAACTTGAAACTAGTAAGGGCTTGAATCAAGAATTAGGTCTTGCTAGAGCACGTGATACTAGATGGGGATCttattacaaatattttaataattttatcttcatGTTTGGTCCTATTATTGATGTACTTGATGCTATTGCTGTTAATACTCGTTTTGAAGAGAAATGTAGGGAAAAAGGATATCTTATAACATGTTTAACATTTGATGTTGTCTTCATGTTGCATTTCAGGCGCATTGTTTTAGCAATTACAAATGATCTAAATGCTGCTTTTCAAAAGAAAGAGCAAGACATTGCAAATGCCATGTCACTCGTTGGAGTAGCAAAGAATCGATT ATCATGTCGTAGAATTGCTGAGTATACTATTTTACATCACTATCGAGTTGAAGTATTTTATAAGATTATTGATTGGCaacgtcaagaactcaataatcgCTTTGATGAGGTGACACCTGATTTGCTTCTGGAAATTGCTTGCTTGAACCTagttaattctttttctaactTTGATATGGAAAATATATTGAGATTGGCTGAGTTATACCCTGATGATTTTGATAAATACTCTATAGTTGATCTTCGCTTTCAGCTTgaaaattacattgttgatGTTAGAGATCATGATAAAAGGTTCTTCAGTCTTAAGGGACTTTTTAATCTTTCCAAGATACTCGTAGAGACGAAGAAGCACATAACTTATCCTCTTGTGTTTCGACTAGTTAAATTTGCTTTACTTTTGCCGGTGCTACTGCTATAG